One window from the genome of Fulvivirga lutea encodes:
- a CDS encoding ExbD/TolR family protein produces the protein MALKSKHNVEPMFSMSSMTDIIFLLLVFFMLTSSFITPSGLPVNLPTSKSSTVELQKVSVTITKELDYYVNDKKVSRALLEGELKSKLTEKEGVVVLHIDSSVPTEHLVYVADIATALEAKVSIATKPK, from the coding sequence GTGGCATTAAAGTCTAAACATAATGTAGAACCAATGTTCAGCATGTCGTCTATGACCGACATCATCTTTTTGCTATTGGTCTTTTTTATGCTTACTTCTTCATTTATTACACCATCAGGGTTGCCCGTTAATTTACCTACTAGCAAATCCTCTACGGTAGAATTGCAAAAGGTTTCTGTGACTATTACCAAAGAACTGGATTACTATGTAAATGATAAGAAGGTGTCCAGAGCTTTATTAGAAGGAGAACTGAAAAGCAAGTTAACGGAAAAAGAAGGAGTGGTTGTTTTACATATTGATAGCAGTGTGCCCACAGAGCATTTGGTGTATGTTGCTGATATTGCCACTGCATTAGAAGCGAAGGTGTCAATTGCTACAAAACCTAAGTAA
- a CDS encoding MotA/TolQ/ExbB proton channel family protein, with the protein MILTQIIAAQDTTSAALANDNSVRVIDLLFQGGFMMIPILLLWVAAVYIFIERVLSIKKSSTAPEGFMTQIRGLVEKGDVKGAKMLCTQYDSPIVKMIEKGIARIGSPLKNIEVSIENVGKIEIFKLEKNLSLLATISGSAPMLGFLGTVIGMIQAFIAIAQEEGSVSPKLLSEGIYTAMITTAAGLFVGILAYLGYNYLVTRVQKIVHQMEYSSVEFIDLLQEPKN; encoded by the coding sequence ATGATATTAACACAGATAATAGCCGCTCAGGATACCACCTCAGCGGCTTTAGCTAATGATAATTCGGTAAGAGTAATAGACCTCCTTTTTCAAGGAGGTTTTATGATGATACCCATTTTACTTTTATGGGTAGCAGCAGTATACATATTCATTGAGCGGGTGCTTTCAATAAAGAAATCTTCAACGGCTCCTGAAGGCTTTATGACTCAAATTCGAGGCCTTGTTGAAAAGGGGGATGTGAAAGGCGCAAAAATGTTATGTACTCAATACGATTCTCCTATTGTTAAAATGATTGAAAAGGGGATAGCACGAATTGGTAGCCCATTAAAGAATATTGAAGTTTCTATTGAGAATGTGGGTAAGATTGAAATTTTCAAACTGGAGAAAAACCTTTCCTTATTAGCTACTATTTCAGGTTCTGCACCTATGCTGGGCTTTTTAGGTACCGTCATTGGTATGATACAAGCCTTTATTGCCATAGCACAGGAAGAAGGTTCAGTAAGCCCTAAATTGCTTTCTGAAGGTATTTATACAGCTATGATAACCACTGCGGCAGGCTTGTTCGTTGGTATTCTGGCGTATTTGGGTTACAATTATCTTGTTACTCGCGTTCAGAAGATAGTGCATCAAATGGAATACTCTTCCGTTGAATTTATCGATCTATTACAGGAACCAAAGAATTAA
- a CDS encoding SPOR domain-containing protein, with protein sequence MAKKKDEDIENNDDLNQDNQDDFNEADDNFGLPDVDPQPLDESSDESEPEASESDYASESESEESETYAYSSYDSDEDSSDSSTSEESDEYVPGSYTPPQEENSNVGKIIGIVLVVVLAGLAIWYFGFYGPAKDAEEKARQEQIAAQKAKEEAAAKKAEEERKAREAAEAEAARLAAEEAAKPKIGTVETISSRTGRFYVVVASAIDGDLAMDYAKKLNKKGVNVNLIPPFGKSKFHRVTVDSQDSWAAAENRATELKSEYGEDVWVIKY encoded by the coding sequence AAGCGGATGATAATTTCGGTTTACCGGATGTAGATCCTCAGCCATTAGATGAATCTTCGGATGAAAGTGAACCTGAAGCCAGTGAGTCTGACTACGCATCAGAATCGGAGTCTGAAGAAAGTGAAACATATGCCTACAGCTCGTATGATTCAGATGAAGATAGTAGTGACTCTAGTACGTCTGAAGAATCTGATGAATATGTTCCAGGTAGTTATACTCCTCCACAGGAAGAGAACTCCAATGTTGGTAAAATCATAGGAATAGTATTAGTAGTTGTATTAGCTGGTTTGGCAATTTGGTATTTTGGATTTTATGGTCCTGCTAAAGATGCTGAAGAAAAAGCGCGCCAGGAACAAATAGCTGCTCAAAAAGCAAAAGAAGAAGCTGCTGCCAAAAAGGCTGAGGAGGAACGGAAAGCAAGAGAAGCGGCAGAAGCAGAAGCTGCAAGATTAGCAGCAGAAGAAGCGGCAAAACCAAAAATAGGCACCGTAGAAACAATTAGTTCAAGGACTGGACGTTTTTATGTTGTAGTTGCCAGTGCTATTGACGGTGACCTTGCTATGGATTACGCCAAAAAACTTAATAAAAAAGGAGTTAATGTGAATTTGATACCACCTTTTGGCAAGAGCAAGTTTCATCGGGTAACAGTTGATAGTCAAGACTCGTGGGCTGCTGCTGAAAATAGAGCCACAGAGCTAAAAAGCGAGTATGGCGAGGACGTTTGGGTAATCAAATATTAA